The following coding sequences are from one Phenylobacterium glaciei window:
- the rpsK gene encoding 30S ribosomal protein S11, which produces MAKEPARVKRRERKNITSGVAHVNASFNNTMITITDAQGNTISWSSAGTMGFKGSRKSTPYAAQMAAEDAGKKAAEHGVKTLEVNVSGPGSGRESALRALQSVGMTITTIRDVTPIPHNGCRPPKRRRV; this is translated from the coding sequence ATGGCCAAGGAACCGGCGCGCGTCAAACGTCGCGAACGTAAGAACATCACCTCGGGCGTGGCGCACGTGAACGCCTCGTTCAACAACACCATGATCACCATCACCGACGCCCAGGGGAACACCATCTCCTGGTCCTCCGCCGGCACGATGGGGTTCAAGGGGTCCCGGAAGTCCACTCCCTATGCGGCCCAGATGGCCGCCGAGGACGCGGGCAAGAAGGCCGCCGAACACGGTGTGAAGACCCTTGAAGTGAACGTTTCCGGTCCGGGCTCCGGCCGGGAATCGGCGCTTCGCGCTTTGCAGTCGGTGGGTATGACCATCACGACCATCCGCGACGTGACCCCGATTCCGCATAACGGTTGCCGGCCGCCCAAGCGTCGGCGCGTCTGA
- the rpsM gene encoding 30S ribosomal protein S13 has protein sequence MARIAGVNIPTNKRVVIALQYIHGIGQAKAAEIVQKVGIEDARRVNQLTDAEVLQIREAIDRDYTVEGDLRRETAVNIKRLMDLACYRGLRHRKGLPVRGQRTHTNARTRKGPAKPIAGKKK, from the coding sequence GTGGCCCGCATCGCCGGCGTAAACATCCCGACTAACAAGCGCGTCGTTATCGCGCTTCAGTACATCCACGGCATCGGCCAGGCGAAAGCCGCCGAGATCGTCCAGAAGGTTGGCATCGAAGACGCTCGTCGCGTCAACCAGCTGACGGACGCCGAGGTGCTGCAGATCCGTGAAGCCATCGACCGTGATTACACGGTGGAAGGCGACCTGCGTCGCGAGACGGCGGTCAACATCAAGCGTCTGATGGACCTGGCCTGCTATCGCGGCCTGCGTCACCGTAAGGGCCTGCCGGTCCGCGGCCAGCGCACCCACACGAACGCTCGGACCCGCAAGGGCCCGGCCAAGCCGATCGCCGGCAAGAAGAAGTAA
- a CDS encoding adenylate kinase, translating into MNLILFGPPAAGKGTQAKRLVDGRNMVQLSTGDMLRAAIASGSELGKTVAGVMERGELVTDEIVIALIEERLPETEAAGGAIFDGFPRTLAQAKALDEMLAKRGKQIDLVIRLKVDDAALTQRIAGRFAESGRPDDNPESFKVRLAAYNDNTAPLLPYYEGQKKLVQVDGMGAIDAVAGAIDKAFDAPR; encoded by the coding sequence ATGAATTTGATTCTGTTCGGACCGCCGGCCGCCGGCAAGGGCACCCAGGCCAAACGCCTGGTGGACGGCCGCAACATGGTCCAGCTTTCCACCGGCGACATGCTGCGCGCCGCCATCGCCTCAGGTTCCGAGCTCGGCAAGACGGTGGCGGGCGTCATGGAGCGCGGTGAACTCGTCACCGACGAGATCGTCATCGCCCTGATCGAGGAACGGCTGCCCGAGACCGAGGCCGCTGGCGGCGCGATCTTCGACGGCTTCCCGCGGACGCTGGCCCAGGCCAAGGCGCTGGACGAGATGCTGGCCAAGCGCGGCAAGCAGATCGACCTGGTGATTCGCCTGAAGGTGGACGACGCGGCGCTTACGCAGCGCATCGCGGGCCGGTTCGCCGAGTCCGGCCGACCGGACGACAACCCGGAAAGCTTCAAGGTCCGACTGGCCGCCTATAACGACAACACCGCGCCGCTGCTGCCCTATTACGAGGGCCAGAAGAAGCTGGTGCAGGTGGACGGCATGGGGGCCATCGACGCGGTCGCCGGGGCCATCGACAAGGCCTTCGACGCGCCTCGGTAG
- the secY gene encoding preprotein translocase subunit SecY → MASAAEQLAANMNFGAFAKATELHKRITFTIMAMVVYRLGTYIPIPGIDIAAFANAFEGQSQGILGMFNMFSGGAVQRMAIFALNVGPYISASIIVQLLGTVYPPWEKLRKEGGEAGRKTLNQYTRYLTVVLALLQSFGIAIGLQNSQGLVNNPGVFFLLSTVVTLTGGTLFLMWLGEQITSRGVGNGVSLIIFAGIVAVLPRGIFQMFSMTRTGALPAAALFLITALAIAVVLVIVFMERSQRRLLVQYPKRQQGNRMFGGDTSFLPLKINTAGVIPPIFASSLLLLPATAMSFLANADLPSYLQWMPTVVGQLQHGRPAFMVLYGVLIVFFCFFYTSVVFNPEDTAENLRKYGGFLPGIRPGKRTAEYLDFVLTRLTVVGAAYITLVCLLPEALIAFYNAPFYLGGTSILIVVSVTMDTVTQIQSHLLAHQYEGLIKKSKLRGGRGR, encoded by the coding sequence ATGGCTTCGGCCGCCGAACAGCTCGCCGCCAATATGAACTTCGGCGCCTTCGCGAAGGCGACCGAGCTTCACAAGCGTATCACCTTCACCATCATGGCGATGGTGGTCTACCGGCTCGGGACCTACATCCCGATCCCCGGCATCGACATCGCCGCCTTCGCCAACGCCTTCGAGGGGCAGTCGCAGGGCATCCTGGGCATGTTCAACATGTTCTCGGGCGGCGCCGTGCAGCGGATGGCGATCTTCGCCCTGAACGTCGGCCCCTACATCTCGGCCTCGATCATCGTGCAGCTGCTGGGGACGGTCTATCCGCCTTGGGAAAAGCTGCGCAAGGAAGGCGGGGAGGCGGGCCGCAAGACCCTCAACCAGTACACCCGCTACCTGACGGTCGTTCTCGCCCTTCTCCAGTCCTTCGGGATCGCGATCGGGCTGCAGAACAGCCAGGGCCTGGTGAACAATCCGGGCGTCTTCTTCCTGCTCTCGACGGTCGTGACGCTCACCGGCGGCACGCTGTTCCTGATGTGGCTGGGTGAGCAGATCACCAGCCGCGGGGTGGGCAACGGCGTCTCGCTGATCATCTTCGCCGGTATCGTCGCGGTGCTGCCGCGCGGCATCTTCCAGATGTTCTCCATGACCCGCACCGGCGCCTTGCCCGCCGCGGCCCTGTTCCTGATCACCGCGCTCGCCATCGCCGTGGTGCTGGTCATCGTCTTCATGGAGCGGTCCCAGCGCCGGCTCCTGGTGCAGTATCCCAAGCGTCAGCAGGGCAACCGCATGTTTGGCGGCGACACCTCGTTCCTGCCGCTGAAGATCAACACCGCCGGCGTGATCCCGCCGATCTTCGCCTCGTCCCTGCTGCTGCTGCCGGCCACGGCCATGAGCTTCCTGGCCAATGCCGACCTGCCCAGCTACCTGCAATGGATGCCCACCGTCGTGGGCCAGCTCCAGCACGGCCGTCCGGCCTTCATGGTGCTGTACGGCGTCCTGATCGTCTTCTTCTGCTTCTTCTACACCTCGGTCGTCTTCAATCCGGAGGACACCGCCGAGAACCTGCGCAAGTACGGCGGCTTCCTGCCCGGCATCCGGCCCGGCAAGCGCACGGCGGAGTATCTGGACTTTGTCCTGACCCGCCTGACCGTCGTCGGCGCGGCCTATATCACCCTCGTCTGCCTGCTGCCGGAGGCGCTGATCGCCTTCTACAACGCGCCCTTCTATCTGGGCGGCACCTCGATCCTCATCGTGGTGAGCGTGACGATGGACACTGTGACCCAGATCCAGTCGCATCTTCTGGCCCACCAATATGAGGGCCTCATCAAGAAGTCGAAGCTGCGAGGCGGACGCGGACGCTAA